From Rhododendron vialii isolate Sample 1 chromosome 7a, ASM3025357v1:
TATTTGTATACTCGTCGTGCCGCCTGTATTCAAGTGGATGGAGAACCGTTGCCCTGAAGGAGAGCCGGTCAATGAAACATACGTCTGCGGAATTTTGGCTTCCGTTTTGGCAGCGGGGTTTGTCACGGATTCCATTGGAATTCACGCATTATTTGGTGCTTTTGTGATCGGGGTTCTGGTCCCAAAGGAAGGGCCATTTGCCGGTGCTCTAGTGGAAAAGGTTGAGGATCTTGTGTCTGGTTTGTTCCTTCCTTTGTACTTCGTTTCGAGCGGGTTGAAAACTAATGTAGCCACCATCCAAGGGGCCCAGTCTTGGGGCCTTCTTGCTTTGGTCATATCCACAGCTTGTATTGGGAAGATTGTTGGAACTGTTGGGGTCTCACTTATGTGCAGAGTGCCTTTTCGCGAGGCTCTAGCGTTAGGGTTCTTAATGAACACTAAAGGCTTAGTCGAGCTCATCGTCCTCAACATTGGGAAAGACAGAGGGGTAAGTAAAATTAAACTAAATCTTCAATCTGTTCTTTGGATATTGTGtgtttttcaaatttggtaATCTTAACATTGGTGAATTTTCAGGTTTTGAATGATCAAACATTCGCGGTTATGGTTCTAATGGCTCTCTTTACAACCTTCATCACAACACCTCTAGTCATGGCAGTATACAAACCGGCTAAGATGGCGAAGACCGAATACAAGCACAGGGCAATTCAGAGGAAAAACCTGAATTCTCAGCTCCGGATTCTCGCTTGTTTCCATAGCGTGAGGAATCTCCCCACCTTGATTAATACCATTGAGGCTTCTCGTGGGACTGAGAAGAGGGAAGGGTTAATTGTCTACGCCATGCACCTCATGGAGCTCTCTGAGAGGTCATCGGCAATACAAATGGTGCACAAAGCAAGAAGGAATGGATTGCCATTCTGGAACAAGGGACAGAATTCCGATACCAACCAAATCGTCGTTGCTTTTGAGACTTTCCAGCGGTTGAGCCGGGTTGTTATCCGGCCAATGACAGCGATTTCTTCGATGAACACCATGCACGAGGACATATGTGCAAGTGCAGAAAGAAAAGAGGCTGCGATGGTGATTCTCCCTTTCCATAAGCATCAAAGGCTTGACGGGCAGTTAGAGACCACTCGGAATGATTTTAGGCACGTTAATAGGCGAGTTCTTGAGCACGCCCCGTGTTCAGTTGGGATCTTGGTGGACCGCGGGCTTGGTGGGACTGCTCAGGTATCAGCAAGCAGTGTTGATTCGGGCATAACCGTGATTTTCTTTGGGGGGCATGACGATCGTGAAGCTCTGGCTTATGGGGCCCGAATGGCTGAGCACCCCGGGATTAACCTAGTTGTTATTCGCTTTACAGTACACCCTGATGTTGTCGGGGAGATTGTGAGGGTTAACGTGGATGAGAGTTCTAATGGTGAACCAGGTGAGGCAAAGTCCGCGGATGAACACTTCCTAGCTGAATTCAAGGAGAAAATTGTGAACAACGGATCGGTGAGGTATGAAGAGAGGGCAGTGAGAAACGGTGCTGAAGCAGTTGAAGCCATTCGCGAGCACAGTCGTTGCAATCTGTTTCTGGTTGGAAGAATTCCAGAGGGAGAGTTAGTTGCATCTCTGAATGGAAAGCGCGAGTGTCCTGAATTGGGTCCGGTAGGCAGCCTATTGACTTCGCCGGATTTCTCAACCGCAGCGTCGGTTTTGGTAGTGCAACAGTACCGCAGAAAGTTGTCCCTGGAATCCTTGGCTTCCCTGCGCGTCCGAGATTCGCCCGAGAGAGATTCTGGTAACAGctgatttattttcttttcccgGGTCTTCAATAATTGACAGTGTCGAGATCAGTAAAATGTCAAGTCGAAAATGAAAGGATACATATGATACGATtaaatattttgttgttgttcccTCTTCATTTAACTCATGCTCTATTCAATGATAATTGTGAAGTTAAATGGTTAGATGAGTTTGTTGGCTTGGCGTAGTTTTCAGATTATCTTGGTTTGATGAAGTTCTCAACAACTGCGGTCTCTTCCTCCTGTTTTCTTCTCGTGTCTTATTTGGCCATTGAGGTTCAGATAAGCATGATTTGTTGTTACTGGAATGAAATATCAAGGAGCAGGATTCTTTCTGGTTACTGAATGGATCACTTGAGCCTTTTTGTGAGCTTTTCCCCGATCGAGCTCGTATCAATGGTCGGGGTTATTCAGTTTTCAAAACTCGTCGAGAACATAGTTCCCGCCAAAAATGACGTTCATCACGTTCGATTGATATGTCCTTGAAACACATTCATGTTGAAATGAGTTTTgattttatctttctttcctcAACGTAGATgtgtttgaaaaaatatatcaatcGATATCCGATAGACAAAAACATAACTGCGAGTGCTTTAAAGTAAATGCTTTTGGGTATTGAAATGAGCCTGAAATGGGTCTACAAAAGGCCCACCAGATCCAATAACCATAGTTTCAAGATCATAATTCATAAATAGATGCAATCCTTCAACCGCACAGGCAAAGGCCCGAACAGATGAATCCATGAAGAACAGAGGTCGATTCTGGCGAAGGGAGGCAGGCCCCTGGGGGGCGGGGGCGTGGtcgagagaaagaaaagaaaaggaaaatgaacaTTTCACAAAGAGGAGATGGGAGAGAGCCCTCACAAAGAGGAAGGAGATGGCCAAAACCAAAGTCGCCGGGAGGAGGAGCTCTCGGATCTAAccttttttcaataaatataaCTTTTCCAAGTACGAATCATCGCCCTCAGGTTACCATCTCACTAAGGAAGGAGATCGATGGGCAAAACAAAGTCACCGGAAGTTGTTCCTAAGGTGAATTGCGATTAGTTCAAACCATAATGCAGGAGAATTGGCTGTTAGTTCTTTAGatagataaaataataataatactggAATTGGAAGTTGGTGGTTGGATTGGTTAAATCTGCCCAACCACTGTTGGGCATTATTTCCACTTATAGTTGGTAACTGGGCCATATTCCCCACCTAAAAACCTCATCCTGAGAAATGGAGTAAGTTATAAGTAGTACTTGTCCTGGTCTGGGCTTGTAAAAATCTAGGTACGTAGCTAGGAGAAAGAGAAGTCTCAATATTGATGAGAACGATTTATAATGTTCTCAGAATTTGAGCTTTTGAGAGAAACATTACCAAAACTGATAGCGAAATCAATTGACGGTGCGAATTATTTGAAATGGATGGAAATGATATTGATTGAATTAttcgaaatcaattttttttttttccccaccaaATGCATTGATTGTTTTCTTACACTCCATGTAGAATACTCTTGACTATTCCCGTTATACTAGCTTTCGTTCCTTTTTCGAATTGTGATTAATTCTTGAATAGATAAGCTATGTTATCTATGGAAACATAGATCATGGAGAAGATTAATTTTacgagtatatatatataccagtaaatacttaatttttttgatgcTAAAAATACAGGAAAAGTTATCTTTATGTGAATGATTTATTAGCATAATTTTAAAGTTTCATCTTTTCGTATTGTAGAAATTATGTTTTCCTTTCGAAGTTGATTACATTACCTTTCTTATCAGTTTATTCGCTAAAATGCATCAACAATGCTACATAAACTCCTACCGATTACTCTTCTCTCACATATATGTTGGTCTCACACATTTAATTGTGGGATGAGCCTCACATAAATGCGAGAAAGTAGTGGTCTGTAGGAcgtacctagacttattgaaaATGCCTAATGACCCCTAATTTTTGGGTTCGTTTTGAACCCAAAAAGTCAAGGCCGGCCCCGCGCTGCCTAGGCACCTAATTCACTTGCATCAAAATGCTTGCGTTAGTTGCGTATAGCACTCGCATCAAAACAGTTATGCATGCTCTATAAATGGAAAGGGAGAGAGGAGGGGCACTGCATGTATTCTAACACAAACCCCTTACCCAGCCCAGCAAGTTAAGTACTAGCCATGAGGAGGGGTACTGCAGAGAAACCATGCGTTctattgttcttcttcttccttgccATTTCCTCTCATGCAGCTCGCAACTCGAAAAAAGCGATCGGTTCCATGAAGCCATGCAAGCGTCTGGTGCTCTACTACCAAGAAACCATGTTTAAGGGCAACAATGTCGGCAACGCCACCGCGGCCACCATCGCTAACACCAACGGGACCGGACTCGGGCCCTTCAAGTTTGGTAATAAACCcaagtttcaaaactcaaattAGTACTAggaataatttgttttttttttttttttttttttttaaacatgcACGTCTCTATCACAACCATTCTCTATCATATATATTCTCTCATATTGGAGTAGTTATTATTCCATGATCTTCTGGATAGTCACATTGAAGTGGTACACCAACGCTCTTCAACATCCAAAAACTATTTGAAAAATCCATACAGATGGACCCCGCCGAAAGCCTTCTCCATCTCGTATTTGTTTGGCATCCATACAATTGATAATTGGGTCACATCAATACGTCGTGGAGGAGAACATATTGGGATACCATATGGAGGCTCTAAGAGCAcccaataattaatttttttcacacgCCCAGCTTTTGCCTGGAGTTGGAGGGATATTAGTTGTCAAAATGCGATCACGCAACTCTGTAATTCTTGACATCAA
This genomic window contains:
- the LOC131333614 gene encoding cation/H(+) antiporter 18-like yields the protein MASNSTVPKCPAPMKATSNGVFQGDNPLDFALPLAILQICLVVVLTRGLAFLLRPLRQPRVIAEIVGGVLLGPSALGRNLTYLHAVFPPKSLTVLDTLANLGLLFFLFLVGLELDPKSLRRTGKKALCIAISGISLPFVLGIGSSFALRATISEGVSKAPFLVFMGVALSITAFPVLARILAELKLLTTDIGQMAMSAAAVNDVAAWILLALAIALSGTKNSPVISVWVLVCGCAFVIICILVVPPVFKWMENRCPEGEPVNETYVCGILASVLAAGFVTDSIGIHALFGAFVIGVLVPKEGPFAGALVEKVEDLVSGLFLPLYFVSSGLKTNVATIQGAQSWGLLALVISTACIGKIVGTVGVSLMCRVPFREALALGFLMNTKGLVELIVLNIGKDRGVLNDQTFAVMVLMALFTTFITTPLVMAVYKPAKMAKTEYKHRAIQRKNLNSQLRILACFHSVRNLPTLINTIEASRGTEKREGLIVYAMHLMELSERSSAIQMVHKARRNGLPFWNKGQNSDTNQIVVAFETFQRLSRVVIRPMTAISSMNTMHEDICASAERKEAAMVILPFHKHQRLDGQLETTRNDFRHVNRRVLEHAPCSVGILVDRGLGGTAQVSASSVDSGITVIFFGGHDDREALAYGARMAEHPGINLVVIRFTVHPDVVGEIVRVNVDESSNGEPGEAKSADEHFLAEFKEKIVNNGSVRYEERAVRNGAEAVEAIREHSRCNLFLVGRIPEGELVASLNGKRECPELGPVGSLLTSPDFSTAASVLVVQQYRRKLSLESLASLRVRDSPERDSGNS